A genomic window from Salvia miltiorrhiza cultivar Shanhuang (shh) chromosome 5, IMPLAD_Smil_shh, whole genome shotgun sequence includes:
- the LOC131025395 gene encoding uncharacterized protein LOC131025395 has product MAEAHIQIEVEDSRIPHENAPLLKNCDENQQSDPPGVRENEKETLLDKTLQRLDLFITLLGFNQTSVLRFLVSWGVFLVFGVLIPVVMLELSNCPGCEKGQIKSFEIGIVISQASLAASSMLCFSHNLRKYGVRKFLFVDRYSGYVERFSGQYVQKISDSLRLLVIWVIPCCLLKTAREIIRIMYVHHESQWHSVAILVAFVLSWTYVTAIILSSCVLFHLVCNLQIIHFEDYGKLLERESDVIALLQEHARLRYYLSKISHRFRIYLLLQFVIVTASHFMFLFQTTGYSGIITFINGGDFAVTSIVQVAVIILCLNAAAKISHRAQGIGALASRWHALVTCSADDASQFRNSNYSGNSEAADKLVSLHVDYSESDLESLDFMSTPSNVQLASYMSSYHKRLALVMYLQSNQGGITIFGWTVDRGLINTIFFIELSLVTFVLGKTIVIT; this is encoded by the exons ATGGCTGAGGCTCATATTCAAATAGAAGTGGAAGATTCGAGAATTCCACATGAAAATGCCCCTCTTCTGAAAAATTGCGACGAAAACCAACAATCAGACCCCCCAGGTGTtcgagaaaatgaaaaagagacTCTTTTGGACAAGACCCTTCAAAGGTTGGATCTTTTCATCACTCTCTTGGGGTTCAACCAGACCTCTGTGTTGAGGTTTCTGGTTTCTTGGGGGGTATTTTTGGTATTTGGGGTTTTGATTCCGGTGGTGATGCTTGAGCTCTCGAATTGCCCGGGGTGTGAGAAGGGTCAGATCAAGAGCTTCGAGATTGGTATAGTGATTTCTCAGGCTTCTTTGGCTGCTTCATCTATGTTGTGCTTTTCACATAATTTGCGGAAATATGGAGTTAGGAAATTTCTCTTTGTTGATCGATACAGTGGGTATGTGGAAAGGTTCAGTGGCCAGTATGTGCAGAAGATCTCA GATTCTCTACGCTTGTTAGTAATATGGGTGATCCCATGTTGCCTCTTGAAAACTGCTCGTGAAATAATCCGTATCATGTATGTTCACCATGAGTCGCAGTGGCACTCCGTTGCAATTTTAGTTGCTTTCGTGTTGTCATGGACTTATGTGACTGCTATCATTCTTTCATCCTGTGTCTTGTTCCACCTGGTGTGCAACTTGCAAATCATACATTTCGAAGACTATGGAAAACTTTTGGAAAGAGAATCTGACGTGATAGCCTTACTGCAAGAGCATGCCCGCCTGCGCTACTATCTGTCCAAAATAAGCCATAGATTTAGAATATATCTTCTCCTGCAATTTGTGATTGTAACTGCGAGCCACTTTATGTTTCTATTCCAGACCACTGGGTACAGTGGGATAATCACTTTCATCAATGGCGGTGATTTTGCA GTGACATCAATCGTTCAGGTGGCTGTGATAATTCTTTGCCTGAATGCTGCTGCAAAAATATCCCACAGAGCCCAAGGCATTGGAGCACTCGCAAGTAGATGGCATGCTTTAGTGACTTGCAGTGCTGATGATGCATCTCAGTTCCGTAACTCAAATTACTCGGGAAATTCTGAGGCTGCAGACAAGTTGGTTTCACTCCATGTAGACTACTCGGAAAGTGATTTGGAATCGCTGGATTTTATGTCAACACCTAGTAATGTACAGCTGGCGTCGTATATGTCTTCTTATCACAAGCGACTGGCACTAG TGATGTATTTGCAGTCCAATCAAGGAGGCATCACGATTTTTGGGTGGACAGTTGATCGTGGTCTGATCAACACGATCTTCTTCATTGAACTATCGCTAGTCACATTCGTGTTGGGCAAGACCATAGTCATCACATGA